ATATTCTCGttatttttatctaattacttaaatattattttatgctttcaattttttaattaatagtcTATTGttataaattagattaattttcattttattattaaaaaattaaaaatatatattatttgataaaattttaaaataaacacataaattaaTACTAAAAAGCCTATCACATGCATATGCGTGTGTAACCACGGATTTAGAGCACAAACGTGTTcttaacatacaataaataataaaatgtatagtttgaaattaagtaatcataataacacaagaaatatgtacgatattaaaataataaattatagtaaaacaaaatttgaacACATAATATATCATAGaaacaatattaaattaaaggttttagCTAAGTAGTaaactaaataatttattaatgcaattaatttgggtttaaatattattataatttttttaaattaaaatactctcaaataacatatttaattttaattataaaaaaataatttcgtaattaaataatttagttgatACTCAAATAAGGATCACACTAACTCAATAAAACACTCAAATATCAATTATTATTAATGCAATTTGTCCGAGATCAGCtaaaattatgattatttatttaGGTATTTTTCCTGATTACTTGGATAATATTCAACGTTGCCAAGcaaatttcttctttctttgacCGCACAAAAACGCTAACCAAGAAGATTTCAACTTTAGTGGGTTGTTGAAGAAATAGACATTTTCactgattaattttttattattatctatacaattatttaaattattgattaagttAATGGTACTCTCAATTGAGTTTATAACTTGATTAGGAAAATGATAAGAaaattattctataattaaaataaataatatcattcaaaaatattttaatcttttcacttagaaattaataaaaatatataattaatatttaattaataaaacatttaattaaCCATCTAGTTAacgttttattttgttttttcatatatttaattttattttgtatattttattactttcataATTGTATGTATTAAAAATGTAGTTAATTGAGTCAATGTTACAAATTAACTtgatactaaaaattaatgacaacaccatgataaataatttattataattttttctttttaatagcgcacgtgttattattaattaattttaaataatctatttttttgttgtctattattttttaacatatatttgcGTTTTAAATTTATGGTTTCCACACATATACTCATGTGATaagatttataattattattattatggacgtcattaaacttaaaaatcaaaatatatggaggtgataaatttttattttatatcataaaagtatcttttgaagttttttttttttaatttcataagcgTATTTAGAGTTTGGCGAAACTCTATAAACAATATGTGAGATCATTTTTAACACTTAAAAGTTCACAAACAGTAAATgagataatttttattattcttattattaatagattaaataatttatgtgAGTTTTATAAAGTAAATTAATGGGAAAAAAAATGGTTGAACCTATTTCTCAAATGCTTAAAAATTGACTTCATACGGGATTATATGTTTGGTGGAAAAGGTGGGAAAGGTGAAGAATTGGAAGAAGCAGAGGTTCTCCCATAGAGGACCTGGGAAAAAGTATTAGTAATGATAAAGTGAGTGGGAAAGTGGCATCTTTATTTGTGTTGTTTCAATTTTCTAAAACATGTGGGAAATGAAATCAGAACGTGCAAGTGTTTGGTGGAGTCAAGGTGAAACTGAGAATAAGCTTCATTGGAAAAGTAGCTTAATTGATGGAATTCtctttatagtttatattttttcaatttgtcAAAGTAATTAAACAACCTTATTCCCCACTTctctatatatatacaaatcctTATTCCCCACTAATTAGTCGTTCCATAAAATTTGGGCAGCATTtgcattaattcaatttaattatgatatttgaaaataaatgatACCAtccattataaaaatttaattgatatattGGGAATACTCCTCGATCTAGACCAGATCTAGATGAAATCAACAAGGCTATTCTTACCAAACCTAGCAACTTCATAAGCaaccattttttataaaaataagtaGGAATGACAACATTGAGGCTCATAAGCTTGTGCATCGTCTATTTCTCTTAAtggtattttttttttgcttggatACTTGATCTTTGAATAAAGGcaagtttttctttaaaaaattatacaaagtaaATATGTTgtagattttattatttaattttagtataACAATCTAATAACTATATTCTGTTATTtattataaacataatttaaaagattattttaattGGAGCAAAATATTCGAGTGAAAAGTTATTGCTCCCAGTATGACCACTCAAAGGCACAACTGAATATGAAGTAGACTCGTCCGTCAGAATTTCTAATTTAGCAAAATCTCATTGAAAGTAGACTGGTCCAATAGACCCAGTAGGCCCGGCCTTCCATAGGTGAGTTTGGGCAAGGTTTTCTTATCTTTggcccaacccaacccaatccaaaCTATAATATTAGACtaatttctaatatatttttaatcaGTAAAATGAGCTATTTCAACAAATTATGTTGGCCTGTTTTAAAATCGATCCGCAAGTTTAACTGAAAATCACCTTATTTCATTGTAATGTACTCaaatatatcatataaaaattcaacacatacacTATATTTTCCCCTTGTATAAGCATGCATTTGGTAAGCTACACAAACATCAGCATTCAACACAATAATTAATAATCATGTATTCATATGTATAGCAATGGCATATTTCCGATGCCTTATGATTATAAAAAAGAATTTAGTGTAATGGAGAGTTAAGACCCTCCTGAGATGAAAgagagtgtagaggctggtggcgCTTGGAAGAAGCCAGAGATGGTACCTTCCTGAAGGAAGGCCTTTTATCAAGATGCTCTAGTGTCTTTTTTGCATAAATTTCTTGCAAAAATGGTGAAGCCTTTTCCTTCATCTTCAGAATGATGAAGAAGATAAGGCGGTAACATATAAGGATGACCACCACTGCTGTTAAATCCCACCACTTGGACCGGTCTACCGTCACCCCAAAGTACTTGGTAATGATTTCATCTCCGGTTAGTTTCCGATCCCCTGGTAGTAATGGGTCGAATTCCAGGCCTATGAAATCATTCTTGTACGCCCCCTACATCAGTTCCATGCAATATTAGTGATTGTTAAGTAACTAGCTTCATTAAGGAAGGAATTGCAGCATACCTGAAGTGCCCATGAGCTAAAACTGATATACGAAATGGGGTAACGCCAGAATATCTTAGGAAGATCAGGCAGCAACCTGAAGAAGCCTGATGTCATCATTAGAATCCCCTGAAAATGAAAAACCTTGGGAGTTAGAAACTTAAACAGATAAAGAGAGATGATAATCAAGTAACTTGGGATTTCACTTACGATAATTCCTGCACCGGTTACGATTCCCATAAGGTAATTAGGAACCATCGAAGCTACCACCATCATGAGGCTCTCAATCACAGCGATGCTGAAGAAGATATTGAGACAGAAGAAGGCATAATGCGAAAATCCGGATCGAAATTTCACCAGGTAAAATGTTATGGTTCCTGTGATAAGTGAAATCGTAACTAGGAACGGAAATGCAGACAAGAAATTGGAAAGTGTATAAGCCGCAACTCCATAATATCCATTAAGCCTTTCTTTATTGAAAACCTGTTAAAAAAAAACAACGGAAAATATTGCATGACAATGCCAATGTTCGTCTTCTTTAACTCAACTGAACTAAACACAGGGATTTTTTCGTTTTACCTTCAATTCTTCGATGAAAGAAGGAAAACCTCCAATGGACATGAAGGTCATGAAACCTGTGATAAATGCACCGCAGGCTACTCGGGCAAGGATTGCAGTATTGCCATATCCGACATCATAGAAGACGGTTCCCACACAAATAGATACAAGTATGTATATCACAATCCTTGCCCAGTAATATCCTACATCTCTACACATGTTGACAAATGATCGTTTTGTCAATGTTGTAAGTTGCTTCCACCATGTTGCTTGACTTCCACTATTTGTTTCTACCTCAAGTCCTTCCTGAAATTACATAAAAACTGTTCCAGTCATTGCTTTATATTTCAGGCTTTTAGACATTGAATTAAAGCTATGGTTTTGATTGCTTACAATTTTAGATATTTCTTGACTCCTAGCTCGAGCCATTTTCGCGTACTTTGAGTCCCGGTACTTTTCGACAAGGGCAGCCTTGATCTGTGCTGTTGCCATCTCCATGAAAGGATCCGAGGATGTTGGCTTATCCTAAATAAATGATACGAAAGATTAACTTTTAACTGTTTGGACATTAATTGTAATCATAATTCCTAACAAAGCAGAACAGTGTGGAGCAATGCTTACGCGTAGTCTTTGAGAACCCTTCAATGTGGCAGTAATGGCGTCAAAGTCCGAATTTATACATCGGAGGAAGTGATCCGAAGGGTTTCTTCTACTTGGGCATGGAAAACCAGCTTCAGCAAAGAACTGTGAAGATCAAAGCTATGAAATTAGATTACAAGCACATCAAACTCATACGATGCTTGTTTGTTCCAAGTTTGCTATACCTGGACAGCCATTTTTGCCTCCCCAAAATAAACAGTTTCACCACTAGATAACAAGAAAAGGTCATCAAACAGTGCAAAAACTTCACTACTGGGCTGGTGAATGGAAGAGACAACGGTCCTCCCATCGCGAGCTATGTTCCGGAGAGACTGAACCACAAAGAAAGCAGAGGCACTGTCAAGGCCGCTAGTAGGTTCATCCAGGAACAACATTTTGGGCATCGTGAGGATCTCAAGTGCAATGCTAAGTCTCTTCTTCTCCCCACCACTTATTCCTCTTCGATGCCAATTCCCAATCACTGTGTCACCACAATCTTGAAGACCCATTTCCATGATTGTTCCCTCCACAATGTCTTTCACTTCTTCTTTGCTCAACGTGGTCGGAAGCCTTAAATGAGCTGAGTATGTCAAAGTTTCTCTTACTGTCAGAGTTCCCAACATCACATCCTCCTGAGTTACATAAGCCTGACAATGTCAATCAATTCTTTATGTGTTAGCGTAAACAAGCCTGAAAATTATTTGCTCTCCAATACCTTCTTTAATGAGAAATTATCAAATACTCAATGTTAGACTCCACTACCAGAATTAGTATATTGACACATACCCTTTCGCATACATAATTAAAAACTGAGACGTGATAAtttcataaattgtaaaatttaaaaaaaaaaaaaacttacaacaGCACCATACTCTAGTCTCTTCTTCTTTCCATTTAAAAGGATATTTCCAGTCATCACCACATTTCTGGCAAGTCTACCTGCACCAAGAACATCCATCAAGGTGCTATTtcataaattatgttaatatcaatTGTGAATAATATCAGGCAGtccatttttaataatatttactagCTAGGAAAAATAGCTTTTAACAAAGAAATACTTAACAATGCtggtataaattaataaaatgggCTTTATATACGTGAAACGATATCGTATCAATTAGTTTAATCAACTTTAcctgttttaattttaaaaattccttgaagtatcaataaataaaagattaaaagtaGGTATAAgcgagagaaagagagagagagtagGAATTAATGAAAGTATTTTTTCGGTACAATCATTTTACTGGGCGAcgaccttttattttctttaatcgtCGGCATCAAACGTAGGGTTCTTGCTGAAAGGGCACCAATTTAATACCACCTACCACCTAACTAcaaaattattatgtttataaaaCTTTTCTCTGCttgctattttttttctttaaagcaAAATACTAATAAGTTAATATGAAAAGCTTTGGATCAGAGGTTTCATAAATAATGAAAAGCAAAATTGAAATTCCTTACtcacaataaatttatatactaaaatgatcatttcttttatataaatttagaGCATATGCTTTGCTGTCTTTTGAGATATTATATTAAAGTTTGGGATTACTATTCCTTCTTGTATCaaataattgtgttaaaaatttatatttccttgctgtttttttcttttcagtaTTAATCATGTTAAACCTAAACTAGGAAATTGCCAAATTCAAGGTTATCCCATTCTCAGGGAGGAAAATTCCGAAATAAAATGTAAGCAAAAAGTTCACGAGAAAATAGGAGGGGTCCGCTTTATTAAAGAAAGGAGTTAGGGCAATTGAAGGGGGAAGGTGGAGGATGGCAGTTCGTAGTTAGCTATTGTTGTCAAAATGCGATTACATAATTCCAAGGAGCCCTGTCATACCATATCATCAATGCTGCATTTATTACTTAATTACAATAATGTATTCAGAATgcattttcatttatattttttttgaatatttttaaatattattaataaattttaatatttaaatattggaTAAAAGATGAAATCAATCAATTGATGTTTATCTTCCGCTTTCATGCCACAATTTGAACTACcatcaattattaatttaattgaaacAATCAATTCACCCgaccaaatttttatttcttctaAGTATATATACTTGATTTTAGTAAAAAAACccgaaaaagaaaatataatatatacacaaaccttaaataaaaaaatatatgttatatacaaatatagttttttttttaaataaaaatttgatactCTTAATTAGCGACAAGAATTTAATagatttatttaaacataaaaatttaaattcaatcttAATCAATCTCATCCTCTtaccttaattataaaaaaaaactcaaattaaaataaatatatgaataaaaataaaaattaatattcattaGATTCAATGGTTTAATTTAAAAAGAGtatgtttaacttttttttctcatttaatttAAAGTGAGAAATAATGTTGCATTAAATATGATTGGAAGGATTAACTCTTTTGGTGTCGGGCTATTAAAGGCAGTAGACAGAAGACCGCTTCAATTTTCTGGGTACGGTCTACGGCCTGGGAAAATACTGACAAAAATTATCGTTCTAAAATTAtttgtcctttttttttcctcttttgattttggtaaaatttatttacttaaaaaccaaattttagcAATTAGACGAGCAATGGGTAAAGTCAAAATGGAGTTTTCACAGAGAGAGGCTGTCCTAAACCAAAAAAAGATAGAGAGCAACCAGTTTCTTAGAGTAGGTACAACATAAATTCTTTCACCCCAATCGTTTCTCATTATCCATTAAGTAAATATTATGAATTCATCTAAATATTTAATCTATAATGATAAATAACATCAAAGAGTcttgaataatataattttttatgatcacaaaatattacttaaaaatagatttttataagaaaaaaaagcaTAAATTTTCTAACAACGGaaagaaaatcatattttttattatatattcgtGTATATAAGAGGTTTAGTAAATGAAATGTTTTAATTTGTAACCCTATGTGTTTTTTCTTTCTGAAACTACTTATGTGATTCAGTAATCTGGTGTTATGTCGGAGATTGAAGGAAAAAAACTCTTTTAGTATGTTTTTTTCTCTATGCACCATATTCAAAACCGAAACTTTACACAACATTACTGCATATGATTTTCACATAAATAAAAGAAGGGGCAAAGTAAAGAAGAAAAACCTGCAAGAGAGTCGAGCAGAGTAGATTTTCCGGAACCAGAAGGACCCATAATGGCCATGATTCTGCCAGGCTCAGCATGTCCACTAAGTCCTTGAAGCAACCTTTTGGTTGGTTTATTACCAAAGTTTGGCAACACCACCGTGAGGTCCTGCCAAACCAAGTAAACACCCCTGAGCTCATCCTCATGAGAAGCGCCACCGGCACCTTTCTTACTGCAGCTTGCTACCTCTATCTCCATAGCATCAGAAAGTGGGAAAACAAAGGAGAGAAGacaagagaagagaagaaaagaatgaaaatatagCCATCAACATTCAACGCACTTTGGGAGATGTTATTGTGTTAGGGTTTCAACAACGATCACCAAACAACTAACCATTAATGCAGTTCCTGTGAATGGAGACTCATACCACAAGCATGGGCCAGTGtgagaaatagaaattcagataataaataaatatacaggTGGATGAGAAGCATATGGGTGGGCATTGGCAAGTGGAAGAAATAAATGAGTTTGAATCCAATGCAAAAGTAGCATTCATGACTCACTTCTACCTTCTTTATTGTCcttcattttccatttttcttttttgtccattaaaaaaatctaaatatactatttctattcattttcccctagtgttttttttttcctacaatactatttttatattatagaAGTATTTTTTATGATAGATAAGAGTAAGCATCgaatttgaaattaatattaaatattcaacATTCAAACATAGgttattttttgcaatttttaataTGGTATTAATTATTTCTCTTTTAAATTTACCACATGTTTGTTTTaagataaaaacaaatattataacCAATAATCaataaagcaaactaaacaaaAATCAGATATGAAAACCCTAAACCAATAAACTTATTCTGTACATCTCAATCTCGGTTTAATAAACGTCTAAAGCAATAACATGAGAAATGCAACTAAGGGAGCTATTCCAAAACAAAAGAGTTGGCATaccattatataatttatttaacatgaataataaatatgtaacccagtaataaattatataattgattgatgCAGATTGATGCATGGTTTGTTATGAAAAGAGCATGGTTTCCATGTATGCCTTTTCAGCGCCTGTCTTCTTTCTATTGTTTTTCAAGTTTCCGCTTTTATAATCTACCTTAGAATAATTAATATCTTGAAGCCACTCTCACCTCACAATTTTCTTTACCAtcataattacaattataatataattataaatacatatatagatTAACAACTGTTGGGAGTAATCTTAAAAACAGAATGGAGTTTAAACTTTAGAGATAATAATGTTAAAAGGACCAATCACAAATTTCGAATATAAATCATAAAACGAATgtgaaaagtataaaaaaaaaacatatccaAGCAACTATCAAATAGATCTCATatcaatatataaaaacaaacggATAGGAAACTAAAATATAACTAGACAAAATTCACCTATGATAAAATGTGCATGGAGAAACCCACAAATGACAAATTGACAATTACACATATAATGAAACTCAAACTTATATGTCTTCATCTTTGAACCTCACCATGTGTAGTTGGTTAGtcaattttagt
The sequence above is drawn from the Gossypium hirsutum isolate 1008001.06 chromosome A05, Gossypium_hirsutum_v2.1, whole genome shotgun sequence genome and encodes:
- the LOC107959300 gene encoding ABC transporter G family member 15 yields the protein MEIEVASCSKKGAGGASHEDELRGVYLVWQDLTVVLPNFGNKPTKRLLQGLSGHAEPGRIMAIMGPSGSGKSTLLDSLAGRLARNVVMTGNILLNGKKKRLEYGAVAYVTQEDVMLGTLTVRETLTYSAHLRLPTTLSKEEVKDIVEGTIMEMGLQDCGDTVIGNWHRRGISGGEKKRLSIALEILTMPKMLFLDEPTSGLDSASAFFVVQSLRNIARDGRTVVSSIHQPSSEVFALFDDLFLLSSGETVYFGEAKMAVQFFAEAGFPCPSRRNPSDHFLRCINSDFDAITATLKGSQRLRDKPTSSDPFMEMATAQIKAALVEKYRDSKYAKMARARSQEISKIEGLEVETNSGSQATWWKQLTTLTKRSFVNMCRDVGYYWARIVIYILVSICVGTVFYDVGYGNTAILARVACGAFITGFMTFMSIGGFPSFIEELKVFNKERLNGYYGVAAYTLSNFLSAFPFLVTISLITGTITFYLVKFRSGFSHYAFFCLNIFFSIAVIESLMMVVASMVPNYLMGIVTGAGIIGILMMTSGFFRLLPDLPKIFWRYPISYISFSSWALQGAYKNDFIGLEFDPLLPGDRKLTGDEIITKYFGVTVDRSKWWDLTAVVVILICYRLIFFIILKMKEKASPFLQEIYAKKTLEHLDKRPSFRKVPSLASSKRHQPLHSLSSQEGLNSPLH